The Herbaspirillum sp. RTI4 genome has a segment encoding these proteins:
- a CDS encoding SLBB domain-containing protein, with product MRVTTTPRLFLRACKRCFSATFLCGIFAASVHAQVPTDPSKTGELIPATPGSLSTLSLPSSVIANTRVGAGDILRVTVFGQEDLSAEIGVNDKGYITLPLIGPLGANGLSTSELALKVTDALLKGGYVRNPQVSVEVIQSRSQMVSVLGEISRPGRYPIPGHMTVLELLAIAGGLTERAEQTVTLLRRPDPNDTNDAGQRIPIQLGEAGPAQLARRTPLDVELRSGDVVYVASKKLFYIHGEVNRPGSYQMEPGMNVMRAIALGGGMTQRASTRRMTINRKTESQGLQEFKAGMSEALEPGDVVYVNESLF from the coding sequence ATGCGTGTCACTACCACCCCCCGTTTATTTCTCCGCGCGTGCAAGCGTTGTTTTTCCGCAACCTTCCTGTGTGGTATTTTTGCCGCCAGCGTCCACGCTCAGGTCCCCACCGATCCCAGCAAAACCGGCGAACTGATTCCCGCCACACCCGGCTCCCTGTCCACGTTGTCCCTGCCTTCATCGGTCATTGCCAATACCCGCGTCGGCGCCGGCGACATCCTGCGCGTAACCGTATTCGGCCAGGAAGACCTGTCCGCCGAAATCGGCGTCAATGACAAGGGATACATCACGCTGCCGCTGATCGGCCCGCTCGGAGCGAACGGCCTGTCCACCAGCGAACTCGCCCTCAAAGTGACGGATGCTCTGCTGAAAGGCGGTTACGTGCGCAATCCCCAGGTGTCGGTCGAAGTCATTCAATCGCGCAGTCAGATGGTGTCAGTACTGGGAGAAATCAGCCGCCCCGGCCGCTACCCCATCCCTGGTCACATGACCGTGCTGGAATTGCTGGCTATCGCCGGTGGGCTGACCGAGCGTGCCGAACAAACCGTCACCCTGCTGCGTCGCCCGGATCCCAACGACACTAACGACGCCGGCCAACGCATCCCGATTCAGCTCGGCGAAGCCGGCCCTGCGCAACTCGCCCGACGCACTCCGCTCGATGTTGAACTGCGCAGCGGTGACGTGGTGTATGTCGCCAGCAAAAAACTGTTTTATATCCACGGCGAAGTCAACCGCCCCGGCTCCTATCAGATGGAACCCGGCATGAACGTCATGCGCGCCATTGCGCTGGGCGGAGGCATGACGCAACGCGCCTCAACCCGACGCATGACGATCAACCGCAAAACCGAATCCCAGGGATTGCAAGAATTCAAAGCCGGCATGAGCGAAGCGCTCGAACCCGGCGATGTGGTCTACGTCAATGAAAGTTTGTTCTGA
- a CDS encoding Wzz/FepE/Etk N-terminal domain-containing protein yields the protein MSDNRVSTNVQAPDSGLSSGQLAAMISARRGTILKTTLITVALTFVITLVLPKTYTASSDIYIDYKGSNAISAAAAISPMLDESYMQTQFDMIKSQAVADRVIDSLDLTASADYQNAVQSQGEPRAHANLLKNIIDHTLIITHRSSRVIEVEYAARSAIKSRDFANAVVTAYIGLTQEIESKAARSRTEQYNIQLENLRKEADNIQQKLTQYQQEVGILDVNEHNDILSRALNDNVTALTTIQNQQEEAEARNNATNILLKRGVRVDELPEIAERPNINDLKTKLSDANKRLSDIESVLGPQHPKTLAAIAERASLTQRIAREARSTLEARQSDAQRMKIQQQTIQQQIDEQTAKLLADKKDRDVITSYQRQLESVDRVYNAALQKYDSVLMASNISTPNLTVLRIAEEPTSHAKPLMLQNLAASVIIGLLLGLSLALLYEISQRRLRSLDDLLRGIHLPMLGQIGADPL from the coding sequence ATGAGTGACAACAGAGTAAGTACCAACGTACAAGCGCCGGATTCTGGTCTGTCTTCCGGCCAGCTGGCCGCGATGATTTCCGCCCGGCGCGGCACCATTTTGAAGACCACGCTGATTACGGTCGCTCTCACCTTCGTAATTACACTGGTCTTGCCAAAAACCTATACCGCCTCATCGGATATCTACATCGACTACAAAGGCAGCAATGCGATCTCCGCAGCCGCTGCCATTTCACCGATGCTCGATGAAAGCTACATGCAGACCCAGTTCGACATGATCAAAAGCCAGGCAGTGGCCGATCGCGTGATCGACAGCCTGGACCTGACCGCCTCAGCCGATTATCAAAATGCCGTGCAAAGCCAGGGTGAACCGCGCGCGCACGCCAACCTGCTCAAAAACATTATCGACCACACCCTGATCATCACCCACCGCTCCAGCCGCGTGATCGAAGTCGAATACGCCGCACGCTCGGCCATCAAATCGCGCGACTTTGCCAATGCCGTCGTCACCGCCTACATCGGACTGACACAGGAAATCGAATCGAAAGCCGCCCGTTCGCGCACCGAGCAATACAACATCCAGCTCGAAAATCTGCGCAAGGAAGCCGACAACATCCAGCAGAAACTGACGCAGTACCAGCAAGAAGTGGGCATCCTCGATGTCAACGAACACAACGACATCCTCTCGCGCGCACTCAACGACAACGTCACCGCCCTGACCACGATTCAAAACCAGCAGGAAGAAGCAGAAGCGCGCAATAACGCCACCAACATCTTGCTCAAGCGCGGCGTGCGTGTGGACGAACTGCCGGAAATTGCCGAACGGCCCAACATCAACGATCTCAAAACCAAACTGAGCGACGCGAATAAACGACTCAGCGATATTGAATCGGTACTCGGCCCCCAGCATCCGAAAACTCTGGCCGCCATTGCCGAGCGCGCCAGTCTGACGCAGCGCATTGCCCGCGAAGCGCGCAGCACGCTCGAGGCGCGGCAAAGCGACGCCCAGCGCATGAAAATCCAGCAACAGACAATTCAGCAACAAATCGATGAGCAAACCGCCAAGCTGTTGGCCGACAAAAAAGACCGCGACGTCATCACCTCTTACCAGCGCCAGCTCGAAAGCGTGGACCGCGTCTACAACGCCGCGCTGCAAAAATACGATAGCGTCCTGATGGCCAGCAATATCAGCACCCCCAATCTGACCGTATTGCGCATTGCCGAAGAACCCACCTCACACGCCAAACCGCTGATGCTGCAAAACCTCGCCGCCAGCGTCATCATCGGCCTGTTGCTGGGACTCTCCCTGGCCCTGCTGTACGAAATCAGTCAGCGTCGCCTGCGTAGTCTGGACGATCTCCTGC